A window of Candidatus Nanoarchaeia archaeon contains these coding sequences:
- a CDS encoding PadR family transcriptional regulator: MQVKIGSLVKFYTILLLSEEPKHGYDLMKELEETLGRKISTSQVYPFLKLLEKNRLIKIEEIGEREKKIYQLTKNGKKFVNVFLQRFGDLIDIAVEPKLTTCAHCSCKVYEGGHAEQMKGNLLKFCCMHCASAYKNMLKKRLR, encoded by the coding sequence ATGCAGGTGAAGATCGGAAGTTTAGTCAAGTTTTATACAATTCTTCTGCTTAGTGAAGAGCCCAAGCATGGCTATGACCTTATGAAAGAGCTGGAAGAAACGTTAGGAAGAAAGATAAGCACCAGCCAAGTATATCCCTTCCTTAAGCTCTTAGAGAAAAATAGGCTCATTAAAATAGAGGAGATAGGGGAAAGAGAGAAAAAAATATATCAGTTAACAAAAAACGGGAAAAAATTCGTTAATGTTTTCCTTCAAAGATTCGGGGATTTGATTGATATAGCCGTAGAGCCAAAACTCACAACATGCGCGCATTGCAGCTGCAAGGTCTATGAAGGGGGCCATGCTGAACAAATGAAAGGAAACCTATTAAAATTCTGCTGCATGCACTGCGCCAGCGCCTACAAAAACATGTTAAAGAAACGTTTAAGGTAA
- a CDS encoding MarR family transcriptional regulator: MRKAEAGEKIRKDAAEKAEAVAKALTGDEKKAYELIMASQGAVFQGELVEKMGYSKMKVTRTLDKLEGQGLIERRRRGLANMVLIRYR, translated from the coding sequence ATGCGAAAAGCTGAAGCTGGTGAAAAAATACGCAAAGACGCTGCAGAAAAGGCAGAAGCCGTTGCAAAAGCATTAACAGGAGACGAGAAAAAAGCTTATGAGCTGATTATGGCATCACAAGGGGCCGTTTTCCAGGGCGAGCTTGTGGAAAAAATGGGCTATTCAAAAATGAAGGTTACAAGAACTCTGGACAAGCTGGAAGGGCAGGGGTTAATCGAGAGGAGAAGGCGCGGATTGGCAAATATGGTTTTGATAAGATATCGCTAG
- a CDS encoding redoxin domain-containing protein gives MAEPNINLKGGIMISQKRNIITASLILIIFVGSIVGYGIMDANPGKNSKDIKKTPTGSFLGLPEYPDDITTMFLCPCCGQALDRKNICCGMASDMIAYINSLTGSGLSKDEVLMKGVEKYGINSVIESKRSAVQAMFAKQNPSVFPEGQLLFSNAVGQKAPDFTLESIEGVSVKLSDYKGKNVVLFFTEGSMCYPACWDQMSAFGNDERFNNDELVVFSITPDQRSEWQKIVQKVPKMAKAKILFDSARAVSSAYDVLSLASSMHKGSYPGHTYFIINKEGIIRYTLDDPKMAIRNDELISEIDKIA, from the coding sequence ATGGCAGAACCAAACATAAACCTGAAAGGAGGGATCATGATTTCACAGAAAAGAAACATCATCACAGCATCTTTAATATTGATAATCTTTGTTGGAAGTATTGTCGGATATGGCATTATGGATGCGAACCCAGGAAAAAACAGCAAGGACATAAAGAAAACGCCAACTGGGAGCTTTCTTGGCTTGCCAGAGTATCCTGATGATATAACCACAATGTTCCTGTGCCCGTGCTGCGGCCAGGCTCTTGACAGGAAAAACATATGCTGTGGCATGGCTTCTGATATGATAGCTTATATTAATTCATTGACTGGCTCAGGGCTTTCAAAAGACGAAGTCCTTATGAAGGGTGTCGAGAAATACGGCATCAATTCAGTCATAGAGTCAAAAAGATCTGCGGTGCAGGCGATGTTCGCAAAGCAAAATCCCTCAGTCTTCCCAGAAGGGCAGCTTCTGTTCTCAAATGCCGTAGGCCAAAAGGCTCCTGATTTCACGCTTGAAAGCATCGAAGGAGTATCAGTAAAGCTAAGCGATTACAAGGGGAAAAACGTGGTCTTATTTTTTACAGAAGGAAGCATGTGCTATCCTGCATGCTGGGACCAAATGAGCGCTTTTGGAAATGATGAAAGGTTCAATAATGATGAGCTAGTTGTATTTTCAATAACACCCGACCAAAGAAGCGAGTGGCAGAAAATAGTCCAAAAAGTCCCTAAAATGGCAAAAGCTAAAATTTTGTTTGACTCAGCAAGGGCAGTCTCTTCAGCTTACGATGTGCTGTCGCTTGCATCCTCAATGCACAAGGGCTCTTATCCGGGCCATACCTATTTTATAATCAACAAGGAGGGGATTATCCGCTATACACTGGACGATCCAAAGATGGCTATAAGGAACGACGAGCTTATTTCTGAGATAGATAAGATTGCATGA
- a CDS encoding cytochrome c biogenesis protein CcdA, with product MASLVTAFIAGVAALFAPCCITVLLPAYLGSIFRQKATIMLMTFVFFAGLLAVFLPLGLGFAALGVLFSKYHNLIFVSGGVFLLLLGASTLLGMHFSLPSAHPKMKVQDAASVFVLGVFSAFATLCCAPVLAGVLALSILPGSVFWGGLYALAYVLGMIFPLFILAYFVDKSDLGNRLSFFKKQVSYFIAKKKIEVTIAEMIAGIMFLLMGTLILYLAKMGKLAMSSDYQVSVNIFMANLTTLINSFFVKGPLVVWFLFAAAVLLALIALIKRGKGQVD from the coding sequence ATGGCCTCGCTTGTAACCGCCTTTATTGCCGGAGTGGCCGCATTGTTTGCACCCTGCTGCATAACCGTGCTGCTGCCTGCTTATCTTGGCTCGATTTTCAGGCAGAAGGCTACAATAATGCTCATGACTTTTGTGTTCTTTGCAGGGCTGCTTGCAGTATTTTTGCCTCTTGGATTGGGCTTTGCAGCCCTCGGTGTATTGTTCAGCAAATACCATAACTTAATTTTTGTGTCAGGGGGCGTTTTTCTATTGCTTTTAGGCGCATCAACACTTCTTGGAATGCATTTTTCGCTGCCATCTGCGCATCCAAAAATGAAGGTGCAGGATGCCGCTTCTGTTTTTGTGCTGGGAGTTTTTTCAGCTTTCGCAACCCTTTGCTGCGCCCCGGTATTAGCTGGCGTTCTGGCTTTGTCAATATTGCCTGGCTCAGTATTCTGGGGAGGACTGTATGCGCTTGCGTATGTGTTAGGCATGATTTTTCCGCTCTTTATCCTTGCTTATTTTGTGGACAAATCGGACTTAGGCAATAGACTGAGCTTTTTCAAAAAACAGGTTTCATATTTCATCGCAAAGAAGAAAATAGAAGTTACAATTGCCGAGATGATAGCAGGGATAATGTTTCTTTTGATGGGAACGCTTATACTCTACCTTGCAAAAATGGGCAAGCTTGCAATGAGCAGCGATTACCAGGTAAGCGTAAATATATTTATGGCTAATCTAACCACTTTGATAAACTCTTTTTTTGTAAAAGGGCCTTTAGTAGTTTGGTTTTTGTTTGCAGCCGCAGTTTTATTGGCCTTAATTGCATTAATAAAGAGGGGGAAGGGTCAAGTTGACTAA